The nucleotide window CCGGTGCTGACGATGCTGCTGGGGATGCACATCGGCATCGCGGTCCTCATGGGGCTGCCGCTGTTCTCCGGCGCGATGATCATCGCCGACGCGGTGTTCCTGCCCGACCGCTTCTGGGTCGCGGCCGGAAGGCTGGCCCGGCGGGCGCTCGGACGTACGGATGAGCCGCAGCCTGCACCGGCAGGGGCACCGGAGACCTCAGGGGTGCCCGAGGCCTCAGAGGCACCGCGTGGTGCGGTGCCGAAGCAGGGTGGCCCTGTGTCCCCGGTCCGCGATCGTCCCTAGGTGCTGTCCGGCGGATCATGTGACCTTCCGACCGGTCGCTCGTTGGTTCGGGTATGGGCCGGGGGATCTGGCGAGCGGCGGGGCACTTCTGGAGCCGCATCTGCCGCCGTCAGGCGGTCGGGGAGGCCGGTGGAGTGACCACCGCATCGTGGTCAACGGGATCCTGTTCCGAGTCCGGACCGGGGTCCCGTGGCGTGATCTACCGGAACGTTAACGGTCCTGGAAGACCGTCTATGAACGACATCGGCGCTGGTCAGCGGACGGAACGTGGGACCGGATCCTGCAGACGGTTCAGGCCGAAGCTGATCTGGCCGGAAGTGTCGATTGGGGCATGGTCGGTGTCGACTCGACGTCCTGTCGTGCCCACCAGTACGCGGCCGGCGCCCGGAAGACCCAACCACGGCCCCAAAAAAGAGGGTTTGAGCCCCGAAACCACCAGCCCGACACAGGAGTTGGACGGTCACGGGGCCGCCTGACCAGCGTGCTGGCGGGCGCGGGCCGCGGTGGAGTCGCCTTCTCACCTGCGGACGCATCCGGTGGCGCTGCGGGTGACGCTGCTGGCCGCGCTGCTGCACGAGCGGGAGCGGGAGATCACGGACACGCTGGTGGAGCTGCTGATCTCCACGGTGCACCGGATCGGGGCGCGGGCGGAGAAGAAGGTCACCGAGCAACTCATCAACGCGTTCAAGAAGGTATCGGGCAAGGAGAACATCCTCTTCAAGCTCGCCGAGGCGTCGCTCGGCACCCCGGAGGGTACGGTCCGCCAGGTCGTGTTCCTGGCGGTGTCCGGGGGCGAGGCGACGCTGCGGGAGCTGGTGCACGAGTTCAAGACCCGCGGGCCGGCCTACCGTCCCCGCGCGATCAGCTCAAGTGCAAGGAGATCTGGGTGGTCGGCGCCGACAAGTGGCGCAACCCGGACGAGGACCTGCCGCAGGACTTCGAGGCCCGGCGGAGGAGAACCAACGGGAGCTGCGCAAGCCGCTGGACGCCGCGGTGTTCATCGACGAACTGCGCGAGCAGATGACCACCGAGGTGACCCTGCTGAACGACCGGATGCCCAAGCTGTCCTGGCTGAACATCGCCGAGCAGAAGTCCGGGGCGATCCGGCTCACGACGGCTGAGGCCCAGCCCGAGCAGCGCAACCTGCGCAGGATCAAGGGCGAGGTACAGCGGCATTGGGGCATCGTGCCGCTCGTCGCCTGGACGCGGTCACCTCCGTCTCCGGCGGCGGCAGCCTCTCGCCGGAGGTGCTGGCCGAACGACTGCTGCTGGTCATCTACGTGTACGGCACGAACACCGGGATCAAGGCCGTGGCGGCCGGCGGCCACGGGCACACCGAGGACGAACTGCGCTACGTGCGCCGCCGGTATTTGTCGGCGGAGGCCGCCCTCGCCATCGCGGTCCAGATCGCGAACGCCACCTTCGCCGCCCGCAGCACCGAGTTGTGGGGCCAGGGTTCGACCGAAGAAGAAGTCCCTGGCCATCCACTCCCAACTGATCAACTGCACCGCCTCCGAGGTCGCCGCGATGATCGAGGGCGCGATGCGGCCCGGCACCACGATGGATGTCGAGGCCAACTACACGGACTCGCACGGCCAGTCGGAATTCGGGTTCGGCATCACGAGGCTGCTGAACTTCGACCTGCTGCCCAGGATCAAGCGGATCAACAAGGTGAGGCTGTACCGGCCGGTGGCCGGCGAACCGGACGCCTGCCCGCAGCTCACCCCGGCGCCGACCCGGCCGATCCGCTGGGAATTCATCGCCCAGCAGTACGACCAGATGATCAAGTACGCCCACCGCGATCCGGACCCGCACCACGTCCGCCGAGGCGACCCTGCGGCGCTTCACCCGCAACGCCTCCCATCCCACCTACGTGGCGATGCTGGAGGTCGGCCGCGCGCAGAAGGCCATCTTCGTGGCCCGCTACCTGCGGCTGCGGGACCTCCAGCGGGAGATCGAGCAGGGCTGAACGTGATGGAGTTCCAACGGCGCGAACTCCGTGATCGCCTACGGCGAGGGCGGGAGATCGCCTCGAAGCGGCGCGACGAGCAGGAGATGTTCGTGCTGTGCCTGCGGATTCTGCAATCGGCACTGGTCTACGTGAACACCCTGATGCTCCAGGACATCCTCGGCGAACCGGAGTGGGCCGAGCTTCTCACGCCCGCCGACCGGCGCGGCCTGACCCCCGCTGTTCTGGTCCCACGTACGCCCGTACGGCGAGGTCAACCTCGACATGGACACTCGCCTCAACCTTGCCGCGGTCAAACTTCCGGGCCCCGAGTACCGACGGACGCCGCCGACCTGCAGCCATCTGAGCATGCGTAGGCGTAGTCGGCCAGACCGGTCCCCACGAGGTATCGCCGAGCTCGTTCACCCGTGTGCGAGACGCCCGTCCTCGGACGACTGATGCCGTGCCAAGGGCTGCGACCGCCCCGGAGGTGGTTCACTTCTCAGAGCTTCACTTGGATTCGATCCGCCCCATAGGGGCGACGCTCTCCGACAAAGCCTTCTGCGCTGCCGTCCAGCTGGTGTCCTCGATGCCGAGTGCGTGACGAAGGTAGGCCCAGGTGACCCGTTGGATCAAAGCCACGCGCTCGGAGTTCTCGTCCGTCGTCTCCCGGACTTCGTAGCCGGCGATTCCGCCGAGGGAGTGCTCCGCCCCGAACAGAGTGAGCAGGCTCTTGCGCCCCGGGCTCAGGTGGTACGGGTCGGCGAGCCACTCCGGCCCTCTGACGGACAGCGGTAGCTCGTCCTTGTCCCCTGCGACCACGAGGGTCGGCGTGGTCATGTGCGCGAAGTCCGGTCCCTTCAACCACGGAAGGTTCTCGGCCGCGAAGGGAGTCAGGTCGGCTCCGCCCCTGCCGGCCGTAGCAAGCAGCACGCCCGCCTTGATCCGCGAGTCGGACAGGTCTTCTGCATTCTTGCTCACCGGATCGAGGACGCGCAGGCCCAGCAGATTGCCCGCCGTCTGGCCGCCGAAGGAGTGTCCGGCTGCGGCAATGCGGCTTCGATCCAGGCGCCCGCTGAGACCGGGAACAGCGGCCTCCAGCAGATCAAGCTGGTCAAGGATGCGCTTCATGTCCTGGACGCGGAAGCGCCAGAGCCGCGGTGTGCGGGGATCGTCCTGGGAAAGACCCACGGTCCTGGAGTCGAGATGGGTGGGCTGAATCACCACGAAACCGTGAGCAGCCCAGAAGTCAGCCAGAGGACCGTAGCCGTTCAACGACGACCCGAAACCGTGCGAGAAGACGATGATCGGCAGTTCGCTCCCGGTTGTCGGCGCGGAAATTCTCACCCGCAGGCCCTCACTGCGGCCCGGTGCTTCCAGCACTACCGGCTTCACCGAGACGATGGGGGCGGGGGCGGTGATGGCCACGTCCGTGGCCGCCGCGTCTGATGCAGTCATGGGCAGATCTTCCTTCGCATTTCCGATGGGGAAGCTGTCGAACAAGCTGGTCACGGTCGCGTCCTTCGCCTTGGCGGAGGGGGTGAGCCGTCGCGAGATACGCTAAGACCTGACGCTGACGTCAGAGGCAAGAAGAGTTGTCTGCCTCACATCGGAGAGACATGATGCGTATCGGCGAGCTCGCCACCAGAGCAGGCGTCAGCGTTCGGGCGCTGCGCTACTACGAGGAACAGAACCTGCTCGCCTCGGAACGCAGCCCCAGCGGCCAGCGGCATTACCCGGACAGCGCGGTCGACCGTGTCCAACTGATCCAGCAGTTGTACGCCGCCGGGCTGCCGAGCAAGTCGATCGCGGATCTGCTGCCGTGTGTCGTGAACGGTGAGGCCACGCCAGAGCTGATCGACCGGCTTTCGGCGGAACGGGATCGCATCGACAGCCGGATCGGCGATCTGGTGGGCGCCCGGGACAGGCTGGGCGCCGTGATTGCCGCCGCCACCGCGAACTGGCGAACAGGCCAACACTGCCGACTCAAGTAATCAGCATGCCGGGCTCTGCGGCTGGGGACGGAGACGCCCAGCAATCAACCGGTTGATGAGCAAGATCGGTAAGCGGCGGTGCGTGGCCGGATCGGCACCGGATCATGCCCATAAAACGGTGTCAGAAAGTCGATGTGCTAAGGAAGTTGAGGAGCACCGTATTCTGCACGATCTGGCAGGTGCAGCTACCCCAGGACGACACCGCCGATCTCCTCGCCCCCGTTCCGGCCGTACGGACCGGCAGCCTCGTGGGATACGCACGCGTGTCCACCAAGGGGCAGTTGCTCGACCGGCAGATCCACGCACTCACCGAAGCAAGGTGCATCCGGATCTTCTCCGACAAGAAGTCCGGCAAGAACGCCGAACGCGAGGAACTGTGGAAGGCCCTTGACTACCTGCGCGAGGGCGACCCTCGTAGTCCCGTCGCGGGACCGGCTCGGCCGTTCTATCCAGGACCTCATCGCAATCGTGTCCGGCCTGCGCAAGCTTTCGGCTGGGGCTACGCGACCGGAGCCGGTAAAGGGTGGGTGGACGGCGGATCGCCGACCATGGGCTTCCTCAGCGGTGTCTCGGCCGGGCCGATGGAGAACACCTTCCATACCTGGGCCGGCGACGCCTGGGCGCACTGGGCCTTCATGCTGGGACTGCTGGGCATCGGCGTGGCACTGCTGAGCGGGGTCGCGCTACGGCCGGCCGCGCTGGCCGGCACGGCCATGATGGCCCTGATGTGGGCGGCTGAATGGCCTCCGGCCCGGCACCTGTCCGACGGCTCGCCCAGCATGTCGACGAATCCGCTCATCGACTACCACGTGCTGTACGCCGCCGTCCTCGTCCTGCTTCCCGTGGCACTCGCCGGACACAGCTGGGGCCTGGGCCGGGCGTGGGCGCGACTGCCCCTCGTACGCCGAAACCGCTGGCTCTTCTGACTCGGTGTCACAACCCGCCGTCAGCACCCTCGGACCGTCGCGTACTTCTTCACGGAGTTGGTGGACGGGGCTGAGAGGAACCCGCCGCGCTGCCGGGCCAACCACCGACCGGGCTGCGGCTCGACCTGGCCCCACTGCCGCAACTCTCCGAGTAACGACTTGGTACGCGATCGCGCTGTCCCGCGCGTGATCGTCCGCGGGAAGGTGGTAGTGGGCGAGTCGTAATGCGGTGGCGGTGGTCGGTGACCTGGTGTTTGGATGCCCCGTGTGACTTCTGTGGATCTTGATGATCGCCCTGAGCGGGTACTGCTGGACCGACTCGAGTGTTACTACGACGCGGTGCCGCGACATAGCGCCCGGGTCGAGGACTTCGGGCCGCTGACTCTGTTCGTGCGGGAAGGCCAGGGATGGCCGTTCTACGCACGTCCGGCTCGGGGATGGTCTGGCGCGGTGAGCGCCGCCGCTGTGGCCCGGGTCCGCGCCCGGCAGCGTGAACTCGGGATCCCGGAGAGTTTCGAGTGGATCGCCGAGACCACGCCCGCGCTGCGGGCCGCGATCGAGGACTCGGGGCTTGTGGTTCACGAGCACCCTTTGATGGTGCTTGACCCGGGCGCCCCAGTGCCCGCTGCGGACGAGTTGTCCGACGGGTTGCGGGTGCGGACCATGGATCCGGACGATCCGGCGCTGGCGAGCGCGCTGGCCGTGCCGCATCTTGCTTTCGCGGAGCCCGGAACTGGTCTCGGCTTCGCGGGAGTCACCGAGCTGGCGGAAGCCGTGCGTGCCCGAGCAGGCGACGGGTCGGTGGAACGCGTGGCGGCACGGATCGAGGCGGGCCTGACTTCGGTTGCCGCAGCGGTGGAAGGTGGGACGGCGTTGTGCGCGGGCCAGCACCAGCCAGTCGGATCGGTCAGCGAAATCGTCGGTGTTGGGACACTGCCCACCGCGCGCCGTCGTGGCCTTGGGATCGCGGTCACCGCGGCGCTGGTGGCCGACGCCCGATCGAGAGCAGTGGAGACCATCTTCTTGTCGGCAGGCGACGATGACGTCGCCCGCATCTATGCCCGACTCGGCTTCCGACGTGTCGCCACCGCGCTGATCGCCGAGCCTGCCGAGTAGCGAGTCGGTCCGTCAGAGACGCGGTCAGCCGTGACGTGACAACGACCGCACGGGTTGGGGAGGTTGTGACGCCATACCCGGCCCGTGCGGCCTTGTCCCATCCTGCCTTCTGCGGCTTGTCCCGAGCACACCTCGGCGATTTGATCGAGGAATTGGCTGTCCCGTGGACCGCTCGGTGCGAGTCGGCCCTCCAAGAGCGGCGCGCCGGACCCCGGCGACGCGCCGCCGGCGCCGGCCCGACCCATCAGCTGGTCTTCACCGACCGCGTGCTGGTCACCCTGGTCGTACTGCGCCTCCAGTTGCCGCACGCGGCCCTGGCCGCCCTCTATCGGGTCAGCCGCCCCACCGTTACCCGGGCGGTGCACGAAATCCGGCCGCTGCTGGCCCGGCGCGGCTTCGCGGTCCCCGACCGGCCCGGCGTGCGCCTGCGGACCTTGGCGGACGTCTTCGCCTACGCCGACACGGAAGGGGTGGACCTGCGTATCGACGGCACCGAGGTGCAGGTGCCTCGCCGGCAAGCTGGCCGCCCTGGCCGCAGGGCATTCGTCTCCGGCAAGTAGAAGCAGAACACCGCCAAGACCACCACCATTTGCGACAGCCAGGGCCGCGTCTTGTGGTCGGGGGCGGATTGTCCCGGCCGCCAGCACGACCAGACCGCGATGCGCACCGAGGGCATCGCCGAGCAGCTCCGTCTCCGCCCGCAGGTCCGAGCCGAGGTCGACGAGGGCTACCGAGGCTTGGCCAACGAGTTCCCCGACCAGGTCAGCGCCCCGCCGCGGAAACCCAAAGACGACGTCCTGCTCGGCGACCAGCATGCCTGGCGCGAGGCACGCCGACGGCAGTCCTCCCACCGGATCTGCGTGGAGCACGCCATCGGCGAGCAGAAGAAGTGGCGCGCTCCAGCGGTACATCGGCCGCCGCGAGCACTACACCGAGACCCATGCCGCCATCGCCGGTTTGGTCTCCGACCGTACTGCCCGCAGGCTGACCCACCGCCCGACGAGCACCGGACTGGTACTCGTCGGACAGGCCGCCTGCTGATCACCCACCAGCCGAACCGCCAGGTCCGCACGCCTTGACCTCAATCGTGCACCAAGGTCGTAAGGCTGACGAAAGGCCCCGCCCGAGGGCGGTGCTCAGCCTCCTTCGACTTCCTGGCGCACGGTAGCGGCGATGCGGGTGAGTGCGGCCCCGAGGTGGCGGCGCTGAGCGGCGCTGAGCGGATCGAACACGAGCCGCTTCACCTGCGCGACGTGTTCCGGTGCGCTCTCGACGAGCTTCTGCCGGCCCACGTCGGTCAGGGCGGCGAGGGTGTACCGACCGTCGCCGGGGTCGGGTCGGCGGGCGACCCAGTCGCGGGCTTCGAAGCGATCCATCACCTTCGACAGGCGGGGTTGGGTGCTGTCGCAGACCCGGGCCAGGTCACTGAGCCGCATCGTGGCCCCGTCGGCCGTGGACAGCTGGGCCATGACCCCGTACTCGAAGTTGGAGATGCCCGCGTCTCGCTGCAACTGGCGGTCGAGGGCCGCCGGGAGGGCAATGACGACCGTGAGAAGCGCCTGCCACACGGCCTGCTGGTCGTCGTCGAGCCAGGGCGACTGAGTATCCATGAACCCCATCATACTTGCCCGGACAACTCCAGCACTTGCCTAGGCAACCTTCAGTGAGCTACTTTTTCACTTGCCAGGGCAAGTGAATGTTCTTGCCGAGGCAAGTGAAGGAGCTGATTTCGACGACCACCACTCGCAGCCCGGCCGCACCGAACGGCCTGACTTCCGCCTTCCCGTCGCGCACACCAGCCGCGGCATACGACGACCTCCTTGCCCGGGTCCTGCCACAGGCGCACGAGCGACGGGTGTGGCATCCCTCCGACGGGCCCTTGCCCAGCCTCTTCGTCAGCCACGGGGCCCCGTTCACCCTCGACGATTCGCAGTGGCTCGGGGACCTCTTCGACTGGGCCCAGTCGATTCCCAGACCCCGGGCCGTCGTGGTCATCTCGGCCCACTGGGAACGGGCACCGGCCGCGATATCCGGAGCCGCGGCCGGTACCCCGCTCTCCTACGATTTCAGCGGCTTCCACCCCCGCTACAAAACCCTTCCCTACGCGACCCCGGACGCCACCGACCTGGCTCGGCGACTCACGGGGCTGCTGGGCCGGACGCCGGTGCACGAGTTCGCCGACCGCGGCCTCGACCACGGCGCCTTCATCCCGCTCATGGCCATGTATCCCGCGGCCGACGTCCCGGTCGTGCAGTTGTCGATGCCGAGCCTCGACCCCAGCGCTCTGTTCGAGCTGGGGGCACGCCTGCGGCCCCTGCGCGAGGAAGGCATCCTCGTTCTCGGCTCGGGCTTCATGACGCACAGCTTCGCTGTCTTGCGCCGGCCGGAACTCGCCGCCGAGACCACGGCATTCGACGAATGGGCCGTTGCCGCCCTCGCCCGGGGCGACGTCGACTCCCTCGCCGACTACCGCAACAAGGCACCCGGCGCCGCGGTCGCCCATCCGACGGCCGACCACTTCGTCCCGTTGCTGCTCACCGTCGGCGCCGCCGATGACCCCAGCAGCGCCGTGAGCGCCATCGACCGCATGGTGATGGGCAACTCCACCCGGTCGGTGCAGCTGACCTGAGTGTCCCGACGTGCATCACCTTCCCGCCCGATCACCTCATCCGTTGACGACGACATCGATACACCCTGGAGGAAAGTGCCATGAAGGCAATGCGTTTCCACGAGTTCGGCAGCAGCGAGGTCTTGCGCTACGAGGACGTCGACCGTCCGGTCCCCGGCAGCGGCCAGGTGCTGGTAAGGGTGGCCGCCACGTCGTTCAACCCGGTCGATGACCACATCCGCTCCGGCGCCCTGGCAGAGATGATCCCGATAGCCCTCCCGTACGTACCGGGGATCGACCTGGCCGGCACCGTCGCCGGACTCGGCGCGGACGTGACCGGCCTGGAGATCGGCGACCGGGTCGTGGCGATGCTGCCCCTCGACTCCGCCGGCGGGGCCGCCGAGTACGTGCTCGCCCCGGCCGAGTCCCTGGCCCCGGCGCCCCGGACGACGGAGCTGGTCGATGCCGCGGCGCTGCCGCTGACCGGCCTGGCGGCCTGGCAGACGGCGTTCGAGCTCGCCGAGCTGAAGCCCGGTCAGACCGTCCTGGTCAACGGGGCGGGGGGCGCGGTCGGCAGCCTCGTGGTGCAGCTCGCCCTCGACGCGGGGGCGCACGTGACCGCAGTGGACGCGCCGCAGCACGCGGACCGCCTTCGGGGCTACGGCGCGGACCGGGTCGTCGGCCCCCTCGCCCTCGCCGCGGGCCCGGCCGCCGTGGGCGGCCCGTTCCAGGTCGTGGTGAACCATGTGCGCGTGTCCCCGGAGGAACTCTCCCAGTTGACGGACTACGTCGCCGACGGCGGGGTCGCCGCCAGCACAGCCGGCCCCATTCCCGAGGACCCCGCCCGGGGGGTGCGCAGCGCGAGCCTGTGGGTCCGCAGCGACGGAGCCCAGCTGGCCGAGCTGGTCGCCAAGGTGGATGCCGGCAAGCTCCGGGTACACGTCGCGGCCCACCGCCCGGTGGCCGAGCTGGCCGCCGTGCATGAGGACGCCGGCGCCGGGCGGCTCTCCGGCAAGACGGTCCTGCTCAACACCGTTGCGTTTACGTCCGCGAGCGGCTCGCAAGTCCGTGCTCGAAGAACGTGACAGTGGTGTGGACGGTGTAGTTCTGGCTGGTCGTGGGGTGTTGTCCGGCGTTCGGGCCGTACTTGCTGGTGGGGTTCTTTCGGGTGCGGGCCTTGACGCGGTGCCGGTGGCGGGCGGGGTGCAGGGCGTCGAGGACGGCCCGGCCGATGGTGCCGACGAGGTCGGCGGGTCCCGTCGGGGGCAGGATCGCGGTCGCGGTGGTCACGGTGTCGCCGGCGGTGGTCTGCAGGACGGTGAAGCTGATGCGGTCCATGTCCAGGCCGGGCCGGGTGCAGGCGGTGTCGGAAGCGGCACGGATCAGGGCCTGGTAGGTGGTGAGCAGGGCGTAGACCTCCTGGTCGAGGCCGGTCAGGCTGCGGGAGCGCAGGACACGGCCGTCCAGCATCGTTGCCTTGATCGAGAAGTACGTCGTCTCCGACTGCCACCGCTCGTGGTAGAGATCCACGAGCCTGGCAGCTGGGTGGGCGGCCGGGTCGAGGAGAGTGGTGAGCAGGCGCCACTGCTCGGTGCGGACGGTGCCATCGGCCAGGGTCACGGTGACGGACGCCTCGATGACGCGGACGGTCAGCATGACGGGCAGGACGCCGTAGCCGATCCGGGCCAGGTAGGAGCCGTCGTCCAGGTGCCGGAAGGGGGTGGGTATGCGGCGGGCGGAGGAGCGCACCAGGAACTGGGCGCCGGTGGCCTGGACGTCCCGGGCGAACTCGTTCGCGTCGAAGCCGGCATCGGCCAGCAGGAGCATCGTGCGGTCCAGCACACTCAACAGGCGTCCCGCGTAGGTGAGTTCGCCGTCACTCTCGGGGCCGAACGCGGCGGCCAGCACGGCACGGGTGCCACACTCGACCAGGACCACGAGTCGTAGCAGCGGGTAGCCGAACTCCACGCTCTCGCCCGCCCGCTTGGGATAGCGCCAGGTGAGCGCCTCCTCATCGGGCACGTGCAGCAAGGTGCCGTCCACGGCCACGGTCCGAAGCCCCCGATAGAACGAGCCGGCCTGCCCGA belongs to Streptomyces finlayi and includes:
- a CDS encoding Tn3 family transposase; the protein is MAIHSQLINCTASEVAAMIEGAMRPGTTMDVEANYTDSHGQSEFGFGITRLLNFDLLPRIKRINKVRLYRPVAGEPDACPQLTPAPTRPIRWEFIAQQYDQMIKYAHRDPDPHHVRRGDPAALHPQRLPSHLRGDAGGRPRAEGHLRGPLPAAAGPPAGDRAGLNVMEFQRRELRDRLRRGREIASKRRDEQEMFVLCLRILQSALVYVNTLMLQDILGEPEWAELLTPADRRGLTPAVLVPRTPVRRGQPRHGHSPQPCRGQTSGPRVPTDAADLQPSEHA
- a CDS encoding alpha/beta hydrolase family protein; the encoded protein is MTASDAAATDVAITAPAPIVSVKPVVLEAPGRSEGLRVRISAPTTGSELPIIVFSHGFGSSLNGYGPLADFWAAHGFVVIQPTHLDSRTVGLSQDDPRTPRLWRFRVQDMKRILDQLDLLEAAVPGLSGRLDRSRIAAAGHSFGGQTAGNLLGLRVLDPVSKNAEDLSDSRIKAGVLLATAGRGGADLTPFAAENLPWLKGPDFAHMTTPTLVVAGDKDELPLSVRGPEWLADPYHLSPGRKSLLTLFGAEHSLGGIAGYEVRETTDENSERVALIQRVTWAYLRHALGIEDTSWTAAQKALSESVAPMGRIESK
- a CDS encoding MerR family transcriptional regulator gives rise to the protein MRIGELATRAGVSVRALRYYEEQNLLASERSPSGQRHYPDSAVDRVQLIQQLYAAGLPSKSIADLLPCVVNGEATPELIDRLSAERDRIDSRIGDLVGARDRLGAVIAAATANWRTGQHCRLK
- a CDS encoding recombinase family protein; this translates as MQLPQDDTADLLAPVPAVRTGSLVGYARVSTKGQLLDRQIHALTEARCIRIFSDKKSGKNAEREELWKALDYLREGDPRSPVAGPARPFYPGPHRNRVRPAQAFGWGYATGAGKGWVDGGSPTMGFLSGVSAGPMENTFHTWAGDAWAHWAFMLGLLGIGVALLSGVALRPAALAGTAMMALMWAAEWPPARHLSDGSPSMSTNPLIDYHVLYAAVLVLLPVALAGHSWGLGRAWARLPLVRRNRWLF
- a CDS encoding GNAT family N-acetyltransferase codes for the protein MTSVDLDDRPERVLLDRLECYYDAVPRHSARVEDFGPLTLFVREGQGWPFYARPARGWSGAVSAAAVARVRARQRELGIPESFEWIAETTPALRAAIEDSGLVVHEHPLMVLDPGAPVPAADELSDGLRVRTMDPDDPALASALAVPHLAFAEPGTGLGFAGVTELAEAVRARAGDGSVERVAARIEAGLTSVAAAVEGGTALCAGQHQPVGSVSEIVGVGTLPTARRRGLGIAVTAALVADARSRAVETIFLSAGDDDVARIYARLGFRRVATALIAEPAE
- a CDS encoding MarR family winged helix-turn-helix transcriptional regulator, whose protein sequence is MDTQSPWLDDDQQAVWQALLTVVIALPAALDRQLQRDAGISNFEYGVMAQLSTADGATMRLSDLARVCDSTQPRLSKVMDRFEARDWVARRPDPGDGRYTLAALTDVGRQKLVESAPEHVAQVKRLVFDPLSAAQRRHLGAALTRIAATVRQEVEGG
- a CDS encoding DODA-type extradiol aromatic ring-opening family dioxygenase, producing MPSLFVSHGAPFTLDDSQWLGDLFDWAQSIPRPRAVVVISAHWERAPAAISGAAAGTPLSYDFSGFHPRYKTLPYATPDATDLARRLTGLLGRTPVHEFADRGLDHGAFIPLMAMYPAADVPVVQLSMPSLDPSALFELGARLRPLREEGILVLGSGFMTHSFAVLRRPELAAETTAFDEWAVAALARGDVDSLADYRNKAPGAAVAHPTADHFVPLLLTVGAADDPSSAVSAIDRMVMGNSTRSVQLT
- a CDS encoding NADP-dependent oxidoreductase — encoded protein: MKAMRFHEFGSSEVLRYEDVDRPVPGSGQVLVRVAATSFNPVDDHIRSGALAEMIPIALPYVPGIDLAGTVAGLGADVTGLEIGDRVVAMLPLDSAGGAAEYVLAPAESLAPAPRTTELVDAAALPLTGLAAWQTAFELAELKPGQTVLVNGAGGAVGSLVVQLALDAGAHVTAVDAPQHADRLRGYGADRVVGPLALAAGPAAVGGPFQVVVNHVRVSPEELSQLTDYVADGGVAASTAGPIPEDPARGVRSASLWVRSDGAQLAELVAKVDAGKLRVHVAAHRPVAELAAVHEDAGAGRLSGKTVLLNTVAFTSASGSQVRARRT
- a CDS encoding IS4 family transposase, encoding MQEKSVITRTVEAAGGVYAPGHLGELTQIVDFVLVDAVIDETGSREKRLRLLPSRVVVYFVLALALFEDCSYRGVWGKLTAGLEGLPLVRPAVSSLSRARRRIGAAPLRRLFEILAGPVAHLGQAGSFYRGLRTVAVDGTLLHVPDEEALTWRYPKRAGESVEFGYPLLRLVVLVECGTRAVLAAAFGPESDGELTYAGRLLSVLDRTMLLLADAGFDANEFARDVQATGAQFLVRSSARRIPTPFRHLDDGSYLARIGYGVLPVMLTVRVIEASVTVTLADGTVRTEQWRLLTTLLDPAAHPAARLVDLYHERWQSETTYFSIKATMLDGRVLRSRSLTGLDQEVYALLTTYQALIRAASDTACTRPGLDMDRISFTVLQTTAGDTVTTATAILPPTGPADLVGTIGRAVLDALHPARHRHRVKARTRKNPTSKYGPNAGQHPTTSQNYTVHTTVTFFEHGLASRSRT